In Phaeobacter piscinae, one genomic interval encodes:
- a CDS encoding vitamin B12-dependent ribonucleotide reductase — MKIERKFTKSGQDAYADLDFVPATSEIRNPDGTIVFRLEGVEVPAGWSQVASDVIAQKYFRKAGVPSKLKKLREKGVPEFLWRSAPAGDDVEFGGETSSKQVFDRLAGAWCYWGWKGGYFSTEEDARAYFDEMRYMLATQRAAPNSPQWFNTGLHWAYGIDGPAQGHHYVDYKTGKLTKSDSAYEHPQPHACFIQSVSDDLVQDGGIMDLWVREARLFKYGSGTGTNFSHLRGEGEPLSGGGKSSGLMGFLKIGDRAAGAIKSGGTTRRAAKMVIVDADHPDIEQFIDWKVIEEQKVASIVAGSKMHEKMLNGLFEAIRSWDGAEADAYDPAVNDGLKLAIREAKKVAIPETYVKRVLDYAKQGHTSIEFPTYDTDWDSDAYSSVSGQNSNNSIRVTNAFLHAVKKDADWQLINRVDGKVAKTVKARDLWEKVGHAAWACADPGIQFHDTVNEWHTCPSDGEIRGSNPCSEYMFLDDTACNLASLNLLTFLKDGEFQAEDYMHACRLWTVTLEISVMMAQFPSKEIAQRSYDFRTLGLGYANIGGLLMNMGFGYDSAEGRALCGALTAIMTGVSYATSAEMASELGPFARYEQNASDMLRVIRNHRAAAHGSVDGYEGLAVKPVPLDSANCPDPRLAELAMSSWDEALELGERHGFRNAQATVVAPTGTIGLVMDCDTTGIEPDFALVKFKKLAGGGYFKIINRSVPAALEGLGYSPAQIEEIVSYAVGHGTIGNAPGINHTSLAGHGFGPAELAKVDAALESAFDIRFVFNQWTLGEDFCTGVLGIPATKLNDPTFDLLRHLGFGKADIEAANDHVCGSMTLEGAPHLKEEHYHIFDCANPCGKKGKRYLGVESHILMMAAAQSFISGAISKTINMPNDATIEDCQKAYELSWSLGVKANALYRDGSKLSQPLAAALVEDDDEAAEVLESGSQQEKAITLAEKIVEKVVIKEVVKSHRTKMPQRRKGYTQKAVVGGHKVYLRTGEYEDGNLGEIFIDMHKEGAGFRAMMNNFAIAVSVGLQYGVPLEEFVDAFTFTKFEPAGMVQGNDSIKNATSILDYVFRELAVSYLDRTDLAHVKPEGASFDDLGRGEEEGVSNVSELSETAATRSLEVLKQISSTGYLRKRLPQELVVLQGGQTEMLADGTDPVSALQSLVPETSTAAAPAVSGGMDARTKAKMQGYEGEACGDCGNYTLVRNGTCMKCNTCGGTSGCS; from the coding sequence ATGAAGATTGAACGGAAATTCACAAAATCTGGGCAGGACGCATATGCCGATCTGGACTTCGTTCCTGCAACGTCGGAAATCCGCAATCCGGATGGCACCATCGTGTTCCGTCTTGAGGGCGTCGAGGTTCCGGCGGGCTGGAGTCAGGTTGCTAGCGACGTTATCGCGCAGAAATATTTCCGTAAGGCGGGCGTGCCGAGCAAACTGAAAAAGCTCCGTGAAAAAGGCGTTCCTGAATTCCTCTGGCGCTCTGCACCAGCGGGGGATGATGTAGAGTTTGGCGGTGAGACCTCCTCCAAGCAGGTGTTTGATCGCCTCGCCGGTGCCTGGTGCTACTGGGGCTGGAAAGGGGGCTATTTCTCCACCGAGGAGGATGCGCGCGCTTATTTCGACGAAATGCGCTACATGCTGGCGACCCAGCGCGCCGCGCCCAACAGCCCGCAGTGGTTCAACACGGGTCTGCACTGGGCCTATGGCATCGACGGTCCGGCCCAGGGGCACCACTATGTCGACTATAAAACCGGCAAGCTGACCAAATCCGACAGCGCCTATGAGCATCCCCAGCCTCATGCCTGCTTTATTCAGTCAGTTTCTGACGATCTGGTGCAGGACGGCGGCATCATGGATCTTTGGGTGCGCGAGGCGCGCCTGTTCAAATATGGCTCCGGCACCGGCACCAACTTCAGCCATCTGCGCGGTGAGGGCGAGCCGCTGTCCGGTGGCGGCAAATCCTCTGGCCTGATGGGCTTCCTCAAAATCGGTGACCGTGCAGCAGGCGCCATTAAATCCGGCGGCACCACGCGGCGCGCGGCCAAGATGGTGATCGTCGATGCGGATCACCCTGATATTGAACAGTTCATCGACTGGAAAGTGATCGAAGAGCAGAAAGTGGCGTCCATCGTCGCTGGCTCCAAGATGCATGAGAAGATGCTGAACGGCCTGTTCGAGGCCATTCGCAGCTGGGACGGGGCCGAAGCCGATGCCTATGATCCGGCTGTGAACGACGGGCTGAAGCTGGCTATTCGCGAGGCAAAAAAGGTCGCGATCCCGGAGACATATGTCAAACGCGTGCTGGATTATGCAAAGCAGGGCCACACCTCGATTGAATTTCCGACCTATGACACCGACTGGGACAGCGACGCTTATAGCTCGGTCTCAGGGCAGAACTCCAACAACTCGATCCGGGTCACCAATGCCTTCCTGCATGCGGTGAAGAAAGACGCCGACTGGCAGCTGATCAACCGCGTCGATGGCAAGGTGGCCAAAACGGTGAAGGCCCGCGATCTGTGGGAAAAGGTGGGGCATGCGGCCTGGGCCTGCGCTGATCCGGGAATCCAGTTCCACGATACGGTCAACGAATGGCACACGTGCCCGTCTGATGGCGAAATTCGCGGTTCAAACCCGTGTTCGGAATATATGTTCCTGGACGACACCGCCTGTAACCTCGCGTCGCTGAACCTGCTGACCTTCCTCAAGGATGGGGAGTTCCAGGCCGAAGATTATATGCACGCCTGCCGCCTGTGGACCGTGACGTTGGAAATCTCCGTCATGATGGCGCAGTTCCCGTCGAAGGAAATCGCGCAGCGCTCTTATGATTTCCGCACGCTCGGCCTGGGCTATGCCAATATCGGCGGCCTGCTGATGAACATGGGCTTTGGCTATGACAGTGCCGAGGGGCGCGCGCTTTGCGGTGCGCTGACGGCAATCATGACCGGCGTGTCTTATGCGACCTCGGCAGAAATGGCGTCGGAACTGGGGCCATTTGCCCGCTATGAACAGAACGCCAGCGATATGCTGCGGGTGATCCGCAATCACCGGGCGGCTGCGCATGGGTCGGTTGACGGCTATGAAGGCCTGGCCGTGAAGCCGGTGCCACTGGACAGTGCAAATTGCCCCGATCCGCGTCTGGCGGAACTGGCAATGAGCAGCTGGGATGAGGCGCTGGAGCTGGGCGAGCGTCACGGGTTCCGCAATGCGCAGGCGACCGTTGTCGCACCCACCGGCACCATTGGTCTGGTGATGGATTGCGACACCACCGGGATTGAGCCGGATTTTGCCCTGGTGAAGTTCAAGAAGCTGGCCGGTGGCGGCTACTTCAAGATCATCAACCGTTCGGTGCCTGCGGCGCTGGAGGGGCTGGGCTATTCCCCGGCGCAGATTGAAGAGATCGTCTCCTATGCGGTGGGTCACGGCACCATCGGCAATGCGCCGGGCATCAACCATACCTCGCTGGCCGGCCATGGGTTTGGCCCGGCGGAACTGGCGAAGGTCGATGCCGCACTGGAAAGTGCCTTTGACATCCGGTTTGTCTTCAACCAGTGGACGCTGGGTGAGGATTTCTGCACCGGCGTTCTGGGCATCCCGGCAACCAAGCTGAACGACCCGACCTTTGATCTTTTGCGTCACCTTGGCTTTGGCAAGGCCGATATCGAGGCCGCAAATGACCATGTCTGCGGGTCGATGACGCTGGAAGGTGCGCCGCATCTGAAGGAAGAGCATTATCACATCTTTGATTGTGCCAATCCCTGCGGCAAGAAAGGTAAGCGGTACCTTGGGGTTGAGAGCCATATCCTGATGATGGCGGCGGCGCAGAGCTTTATCTCGGGCGCGATCTCCAAGACCATCAATATGCCCAATGACGCGACCATTGAGGATTGTCAGAAAGCCTATGAACTCAGCTGGTCGCTGGGGGTGAAGGCCAATGCACTCTACCGTGACGGTTCCAAGTTGAGCCAGCCGCTGGCCGCGGCGCTTGTTGAGGATGATGACGAGGCGGCAGAGGTTCTGGAAAGCGGCTCGCAGCAGGAAAAAGCCATCACCCTGGCCGAGAAAATTGTCGAGAAAGTGGTCATCAAAGAGGTGGTGAAATCCCATCGCACAAAGATGCCACAACGCCGCAAGGGCTATACTCAGAAGGCGGTCGTCGGGGGGCATAAGGTCTATCTGCGCACCGGCGAGTATGAAGATGGCAACCTGGGCGAAATCTTCATCGACATGCACAAGGAAGGGGCTGGCTTCCGGGCGATGATGAACAACTTCGCCATCGCGGTCTCGGTTGGTCTGCAATACGGCGTGCCGCTGGAGGAATTCGTGGATGCCTTCACCTTCACCAAATTTGAGCCTGCGGGCATGGTGCAGGGCAACGACTCGATCAAAAACGCGACCTCGATCCTCGACTATGTGTTCCGCGAATTGGCGGTGAGCTATCTGGACCGCACCGATCTGGCGCATGTCAAACCGGAAGGCGCCAGCTTTGACGATCTGGGCCGGGGTGAGGAAGAGGGTGTCTCCAACGTTTCCGAACTGAGTGAGACCGCCGCGACCCGGTCGCTGGAAGTGCTGAAGCAGATTTCCTCCACCGGCTATCTGCGCAAGCGCTTGCCGCAGGAGCTGGTTGTTCTTCAGGGCGGCCAGACCGAGATGCTGGCGGATGGCACTGATCCTGTCTCTGCCTTGCAATCGCTTGTTCCTGAGACGTCAACCGCGGCAGCGCCGGCAGTCTCCGGCGGCATGGATGCCCGGACCAAGGCAAAGATGCAGGGCTATGAAGGCGAGGCCTGCGGCGATTGCGGCAATTACACGCTGGTGCGCAATGGCACCTGCATGAAATGCAACACCTGCGGCGGCACCTCTGGCTGTAGCTGA
- a CDS encoding DUF192 domain-containing protein yields MQPLWIRMSRPVMRRLTAGARAAAVCILSVVAIVAADGASAQNGSEACQPNRVALRGPWGQTQFIVEIADTIEERAEGLMYRPHMARGAGMLFVYETPQRASFWMKNTLIPLDMLFVDVTGTVRHIHHRAIPGDLTPIPGGDNVFAVLEINGGLAERFGISVGTELRHEVFSKSGAIWPC; encoded by the coding sequence ATGCAGCCCCTCTGGATCCGAATGTCACGCCCGGTCATGCGCCGATTGACAGCAGGAGCCAGAGCAGCCGCAGTCTGTATTCTGTCTGTCGTCGCAATTGTGGCAGCAGATGGCGCGTCCGCCCAAAACGGGTCGGAGGCCTGCCAGCCCAATCGGGTCGCTCTGCGCGGGCCTTGGGGACAGACCCAATTTATCGTGGAAATCGCTGATACTATTGAAGAACGTGCCGAGGGGCTGATGTATCGGCCGCATATGGCGCGTGGCGCTGGTATGCTGTTTGTCTATGAGACGCCGCAGCGGGCCAGTTTCTGGATGAAGAACACGCTGATCCCGCTGGATATGCTGTTTGTCGATGTGACCGGGACGGTTCGGCACATCCATCACCGGGCGATCCCTGGCGATTTGACACCGATTCCCGGTGGCGACAACGTCTTTGCGGTGTTGGAAATCAATGGGGGGCTGGCGGAGCGCTTCGGTATTTCTGTCGGCACCGAGCTGCGCCACGAAGTTTTTTCAAAATCAGGCGCAATTTGGCCCTGTTAG
- a CDS encoding cold-shock protein encodes MAEDLSSLQQIRGLVKWFDPTKGFGFVVSDEGGPDILLHVNVLRNFGQSSIADGAEVELVTHRTERGVQAVEVLSITPPTRDDSPVLSDFAEMDSDVLYSEPLVPARVKWFDKGKGFGFANVFGRDEDVFLHVEVLRQSGLSELQPGEALGMRVIDGKRGRMAVEVLAWEAALLEKQD; translated from the coding sequence GTGGCAGAAGACTTGAGCAGTTTGCAGCAAATACGCGGGCTGGTGAAATGGTTCGATCCGACCAAAGGGTTCGGATTTGTTGTCTCTGACGAGGGCGGACCGGATATCCTGCTGCATGTGAACGTGCTGCGTAACTTCGGCCAGAGTTCTATCGCGGATGGGGCCGAGGTTGAGTTGGTGACGCATCGCACAGAACGCGGTGTTCAGGCGGTGGAAGTCCTGTCGATCACACCTCCGACGCGCGACGACAGCCCTGTGCTGAGCGATTTTGCCGAAATGGATTCGGATGTTCTTTATTCTGAGCCATTGGTGCCTGCGCGGGTGAAGTGGTTTGACAAGGGCAAGGGCTTTGGCTTTGCCAATGTGTTCGGGCGCGATGAAGATGTGTTCCTGCATGTCGAGGTTCTGCGCCAGTCCGGCCTGTCGGAGCTGCAACCGGGGGAGGCCCTGGGAATGCGGGTCATCGACGGCAAGCGGGGCCGCATGGCGGTTGAGGTGCTCGCCTGGGAAGCCGCCCTGCTGGAAAAGCAGGACTGA
- the pdxH gene encoding pyridoxamine 5'-phosphate oxidase, translated as MSDRSGIFAGEDPFAIARSWLSEAEESEINDPNAIALSTVDADGLPNCRMVLLKEIEDAAFVFYTNYESAKAQELDGAGKAAFVMHWKSLRRQVRARGIITRENGPQADEYYKSRSLKSRLGAWASAQSRPLSSRGALMAEVAKVTATKGSNPDRPPFWGGYRLTPLEIEFWADGAFRLHDRFVWRRESPEALWTVDRLCP; from the coding sequence ATGTCCGATCGCAGCGGTATCTTTGCGGGAGAGGATCCCTTTGCCATCGCCCGCAGCTGGCTGAGTGAGGCCGAGGAGAGCGAGATCAACGATCCCAATGCGATCGCGTTGTCCACGGTCGATGCAGATGGCCTTCCGAATTGCCGGATGGTGCTGCTGAAGGAGATCGAGGACGCGGCCTTTGTCTTTTATACCAACTACGAGAGCGCTAAGGCACAGGAATTGGACGGGGCGGGCAAGGCTGCGTTTGTCATGCATTGGAAATCGCTGCGCCGTCAGGTGCGCGCCCGTGGGATCATCACCCGCGAGAACGGCCCGCAGGCGGATGAATACTACAAATCCCGATCTCTCAAGAGCCGCTTGGGGGCCTGGGCTTCGGCGCAGTCGCGGCCACTGTCAAGCCGTGGCGCCCTCATGGCAGAGGTGGCGAAAGTGACTGCAACCAAAGGATCAAACCCGGATCGCCCTCCATTCTGGGGTGGCTATCGGTTGACGCCGCTGGAGATCGAATTCTGGGCCGATGGGGCGTTCCGCCTTCATGACCGGTTTGTCTGGCGGCGCGAATCCCCCGAAGCGCTTTGGACCGTGGATCGGCTGTGCCCTTAG
- the fabI gene encoding enoyl-ACP reductase FabI — MSSQLMAGKRGLIMGLANDKSIAWGIAKACADAGAELAFSYQGEALKKRVDPLAAQLGSDIVLPCDVADEGSVDALFAALEEKWGKLDFLVHAIGFSDKNELRGRYVDTSRSNFQMTMDISVYSFTSVMQRAEKMMSEGGSAVTLTYYGAEQVMPHYNVMGVAKAALEASVKYLAEDLGKDGIRVNAISAGPIKTLAASGIGDFRYIMKWNEFNSPLRRNVTINDVGNSALYLLSDLSSGVTGENLHVDAGYHVVGMKAVDAPDIDAATGRK, encoded by the coding sequence ATGTCTAGTCAACTGATGGCCGGCAAACGTGGCCTCATCATGGGCCTTGCCAATGACAAATCCATCGCGTGGGGCATTGCCAAAGCCTGCGCCGACGCCGGCGCTGAGCTTGCGTTTTCCTACCAGGGCGAGGCCCTGAAAAAACGCGTCGACCCGCTGGCGGCGCAATTGGGCAGCGATATCGTCCTGCCCTGCGATGTGGCCGATGAGGGCTCTGTCGATGCGCTGTTCGCCGCACTGGAAGAGAAATGGGGAAAGCTGGATTTTCTGGTGCACGCCATCGGCTTTTCCGACAAGAACGAACTGCGCGGCCGCTATGTCGACACCAGCCGCAGCAACTTTCAGATGACTATGGACATCTCGGTCTACTCCTTCACTTCGGTGATGCAGCGTGCCGAAAAGATGATGTCCGAAGGTGGCAGCGCTGTAACGCTGACATATTACGGTGCGGAACAGGTCATGCCACACTATAATGTCATGGGCGTGGCCAAGGCGGCGCTGGAAGCATCGGTCAAGTATCTGGCCGAAGATCTGGGCAAGGATGGCATCCGCGTCAACGCGATCTCGGCTGGCCCGATCAAGACGCTGGCAGCCTCCGGTATCGGTGATTTCCGCTACATCATGAAGTGGAACGAGTTCAATTCGCCACTGCGCCGCAACGTGACCATCAATGACGTGGGCAATTCCGCGCTCTATCTGCTGTCGGATCTGTCCTCCGGTGTAACCGGGGAGAACCTGCATGTTGACGCTGGTTATCACGTCGTCGGGATGAAGGCGGTCGACGCCCCCGACATCGACGCGGCCACCGGACGCAAGTAA
- a CDS encoding LysE family translocator, whose translation MTLAAFTASVLLCLMAAISPGPAVLMAARVGLAHGWRSGLALAIGIGTGAVLWASAALFGLNLLFDYAPFLLTLLKVGGALFLIYMAWNMWRHANEPMSQVSDTQLPQTAFAAFRLGIFTQFANPKAAAFFGAVFVGTVPDGSSPFTLAALLICIFLGEVTWNTFVARIFSFEKTRRGYINLKHVIDRVFGGLLAALGVKIAAL comes from the coding sequence ATGACACTGGCTGCCTTTACAGCTTCCGTCCTGCTTTGCCTGATGGCGGCCATCAGCCCCGGCCCCGCCGTCCTTATGGCCGCGCGCGTTGGCCTTGCTCATGGCTGGCGCAGCGGGCTGGCGCTGGCGATTGGCATCGGCACCGGTGCGGTGCTCTGGGCCTCGGCCGCGCTGTTCGGGCTGAACCTCCTGTTTGACTACGCCCCCTTCCTGCTGACCCTGCTGAAGGTGGGCGGCGCCCTGTTCCTGATCTACATGGCCTGGAACATGTGGCGTCACGCCAATGAGCCGATGTCGCAGGTCAGCGATACGCAACTGCCGCAGACGGCCTTTGCCGCGTTTCGCCTGGGGATCTTCACCCAGTTCGCAAACCCCAAAGCGGCAGCTTTTTTCGGTGCTGTCTTTGTCGGCACCGTGCCCGACGGCAGCAGCCCATTCACCCTCGCGGCGCTGCTTATCTGCATCTTTCTGGGTGAAGTCACCTGGAACACCTTTGTGGCCCGTATCTTCTCCTTTGAGAAAACGCGCCGTGGGTATATCAATCTGAAACATGTGATCGACCGGGTCTTTGGCGGCCTGCTCGCCGCCCTCGGGGTTAAGATCGCCGCCCTCTGA
- the gpt gene encoding xanthine phosphoribosyltransferase, whose product MTDRLPHEKGFHISWDQLHRDSRALAWRLDGQGPDNGAWRAVVAITRGGMAPAMIVSRELDIRIVDTIGVKSYHHQDQGQAEVLKAPDAELMGDGEGVLIIDDLVDSGKTLELVRQMYPKAHFATVYAKPKGRPMVDTFITEVSQDTWIFFPWDMALQYVEPYRGTD is encoded by the coding sequence ATGACCGATCGTCTGCCTCATGAAAAAGGCTTTCATATTTCCTGGGACCAGCTGCACCGCGACAGCCGCGCACTGGCCTGGCGTCTGGATGGGCAAGGGCCCGACAATGGCGCCTGGCGCGCCGTGGTGGCCATCACCCGTGGCGGCATGGCCCCGGCCATGATCGTCAGCCGCGAGCTGGACATCCGCATTGTCGACACCATCGGCGTGAAATCCTACCACCATCAGGATCAGGGGCAGGCCGAAGTGCTGAAAGCGCCTGACGCAGAGCTGATGGGCGACGGTGAAGGCGTGCTGATCATCGACGATCTGGTCGACAGCGGAAAAACCCTGGAGCTGGTGCGCCAGATGTACCCCAAGGCACATTTTGCCACCGTCTACGCCAAGCCCAAGGGCCGCCCGATGGTCGATACCTTCATCACCGAAGTCAGCCAGGACACCTGGATTTTCTTCCCCTGGGATATGGCGCTGCAATATGTCGAGCCCTACCGCGGCACCGACTGA
- a CDS encoding aminotransferase has product MPQASFPNARTRDTFVSPIVESRRWLQGLTLPADLPLLNLSQAAPADPPPDGLRRAIADAALDDDSSHLYGAVLGRDELRAALADKMNRHYAADLSAADVAITSGCNQAFAATIAALCGEGDQVILPTPWYFNHKMWLDMQGVETCPLPVGEAMLPSPDAAAKLITDRTRAIILVTPNNPCGVEYPDGLVQRFYDLARAHGLALIVDETYRDFDSRNGPPHTLFQDPNWSDTLIHLYSFSKAYRLTGHRLGAIAARPDHLLEMEKFLDTVTICPAQLGQVGALWGLENLDDWLAGERQELLNRRSAIEAGFAPLAAQGWQLLGCGAYFAYVAHPFAASSDALARRLVKEVGVLMLPGSMFTPDGDPSGARQFRIAFANVDTHGIRTLFDRLASWTA; this is encoded by the coding sequence ATGCCACAGGCTTCATTTCCAAATGCCCGTACCCGCGACACCTTTGTCTCGCCGATTGTCGAATCCCGGCGCTGGCTTCAGGGGCTGACGCTGCCCGCAGATCTGCCGCTGCTGAACCTCAGTCAGGCGGCACCAGCTGATCCACCGCCGGACGGGCTGCGCCGCGCCATTGCTGACGCCGCCCTGGACGACGACAGCAGCCATCTTTATGGTGCGGTGCTTGGCCGGGATGAGCTGCGTGCAGCCCTCGCCGACAAAATGAATCGTCACTACGCAGCTGATCTGTCTGCGGCAGATGTGGCGATCACCTCCGGCTGCAATCAGGCCTTTGCCGCGACGATTGCGGCGCTCTGTGGTGAGGGCGATCAGGTCATCCTGCCGACGCCCTGGTATTTCAACCACAAAATGTGGCTCGACATGCAGGGGGTGGAGACCTGCCCGTTGCCTGTGGGAGAGGCCATGCTGCCCAGCCCCGATGCCGCCGCAAAACTGATCACCGACAGAACCCGCGCCATTATTCTGGTAACCCCCAACAATCCCTGCGGTGTGGAATATCCCGACGGTCTGGTGCAGCGGTTCTACGATCTGGCCCGCGCCCATGGTCTGGCGCTGATCGTGGATGAAACCTATCGCGACTTTGACAGCCGCAACGGCCCGCCACATACGCTGTTTCAGGATCCGAACTGGTCGGATACGCTGATCCATCTTTACTCCTTCTCCAAGGCTTACCGGCTGACCGGCCATCGCCTCGGCGCGATTGCGGCCCGCCCGGACCATTTGCTGGAGATGGAGAAATTCCTCGATACCGTCACCATTTGTCCCGCCCAGCTGGGACAGGTCGGCGCGCTCTGGGGGCTGGAGAACCTTGACGACTGGCTCGCGGGTGAACGGCAGGAACTGCTCAACCGGCGTTCTGCAATTGAGGCGGGGTTTGCGCCACTTGCGGCGCAGGGCTGGCAACTTCTCGGCTGTGGCGCCTATTTCGCCTATGTCGCCCATCCCTTTGCGGCCTCTTCTGACGCGTTGGCCAGACGTCTGGTGAAAGAGGTCGGTGTCCTGATGCTGCCCGGCAGCATGTTCACCCCGGACGGCGATCCCAGCGGCGCACGGCAGTTCCGTATTGCCTTCGCCAATGTCGACACACATGGCATCCGCACGCTTTTTGACCGACTGGCAAGCTGGACAGCCTGA
- a CDS encoding peptidylprolyl isomerase: MAAGMKKLSNTFVWILMGMLIIGLAGFGAVNFTGSVSSVAVVGDQEVSVDDYARELQREQRALEAQTGQRIPIAQMTALGMDRVVLGRLIAIAALDQESSDLGLSIGDQNLFDEISRIPAFQDGTGAFNRDTYQYALDNIGLTEAAFEADLRRESARTLVQGAIMAGTEMPDTLRDTLTSYVGARRSFDWLTVSEDSVALTAVEPSEDQLRAFYDANIDQFTLPRTKVITYAALRPDALVDEIEIDDAALEKLFNDRSAEYQVPERRLVERLVFADQDAADSAKAQLDINGTTFDALVADRGLSLQDVDLGDVTMGDLGSAGQDVFAAQVGDVVGPLDSDLGPALFRINGRLEARVTSLEDVKDELRAELATDRARRLIETRAEEINDMLAGGATLEELIDEPGMELGKVDWHSGSTDGIAAYDGFRQAASSVTAEDFPEVAFLEDGSLFAIRLDEELDPRPEPFADAQDRLRAAWQTKRLQDALKAEAERLADMLRTGADLPEGIELMSETGLTRAAYIDAAPQQLMARVFDLAEGEVAVVSDDTATVVVRLTETLPVADTPEMAALAEAMGTQLDQALAQALFEAFVQDAQTRAAPRIDPQALNAVQANFQ; this comes from the coding sequence ATGGCTGCAGGCATGAAAAAACTATCAAATACATTTGTCTGGATCCTGATGGGGATGCTGATTATCGGTCTGGCCGGATTTGGCGCCGTGAATTTCACAGGCTCTGTGTCCTCCGTCGCCGTGGTTGGCGATCAGGAGGTTTCGGTCGATGATTACGCTCGCGAATTGCAGCGCGAACAGCGCGCGCTTGAGGCGCAGACCGGCCAGCGCATCCCTATCGCCCAGATGACTGCGCTTGGTATGGACCGCGTGGTGCTGGGGCGTCTGATCGCCATTGCCGCCCTGGATCAGGAAAGCAGCGATCTTGGCCTGTCGATTGGCGATCAGAACCTGTTTGATGAAATCAGCCGGATCCCGGCCTTTCAGGATGGCACCGGCGCCTTCAACCGTGACACCTATCAATATGCACTCGACAATATCGGCCTGACCGAGGCCGCGTTTGAGGCCGACCTGCGCCGCGAATCCGCCCGCACACTGGTGCAGGGCGCCATCATGGCCGGCACCGAAATGCCCGACACACTGCGCGACACACTGACCAGCTATGTCGGCGCGCGCCGCAGCTTTGACTGGCTGACAGTCAGCGAAGACAGCGTGGCCCTCACCGCGGTCGAGCCGAGTGAAGACCAGCTGCGCGCCTTCTATGACGCCAATATCGACCAGTTCACCCTGCCCCGTACCAAGGTGATCACCTATGCCGCCCTGCGTCCCGACGCGCTGGTGGATGAGATCGAGATCGACGACGCAGCGCTTGAAAAGCTCTTCAACGACCGCAGCGCCGAATATCAGGTGCCCGAGCGCCGTCTGGTGGAACGTCTGGTCTTTGCTGACCAGGACGCCGCCGACAGCGCCAAGGCGCAGCTCGACATCAACGGCACCACCTTTGACGCGCTGGTCGCGGATCGTGGCCTCAGCCTGCAGGACGTGGATCTGGGCGATGTGACCATGGGTGACCTTGGCAGCGCCGGTCAGGACGTCTTTGCCGCGCAGGTCGGCGATGTCGTCGGCCCGCTCGACAGCGATCTGGGCCCGGCCCTGTTCCGCATCAATGGCCGTCTTGAGGCCCGCGTGACCAGCCTTGAGGATGTCAAGGATGAGCTGCGCGCCGAACTGGCCACCGACCGCGCCCGTCGCCTTATTGAAACCCGCGCGGAGGAGATCAACGACATGCTCGCCGGCGGTGCCACGCTGGAGGAGCTGATCGACGAACCCGGCATGGAACTTGGCAAGGTCGACTGGCACAGCGGAAGCACTGATGGCATCGCCGCCTATGACGGGTTCCGTCAGGCCGCATCCTCCGTCACCGCCGAAGACTTCCCTGAAGTGGCCTTCCTTGAGGATGGCAGCCTGTTTGCCATCCGCCTGGATGAGGAACTGGACCCGCGCCCCGAACCCTTCGCGGATGCGCAGGACAGACTGCGCGCGGCATGGCAGACCAAACGGTTGCAGGACGCCCTGAAGGCCGAGGCCGAGCGTTTGGCTGATATGCTGCGCACTGGCGCTGACCTCCCCGAGGGTATTGAGTTGATGTCAGAAACCGGCCTGACCCGCGCCGCCTATATCGACGCGGCACCACAGCAGCTGATGGCCCGCGTCTTCGATCTGGCAGAGGGCGAGGTTGCCGTGGTCAGCGATGACACAGCCACTGTTGTGGTGCGCCTCACTGAGACCCTGCCGGTGGCCGATACGCCAGAAATGGCAGCGCTGGCCGAGGCGATGGGGACCCAGCTTGATCAGGCATTGGCACAGGCCCTGTTCGAAGCCTTCGTCCAAGATGCCCAGACCCGCGCGGCCCCGCGCATCGACCCGCAGGCGCTCAATGCCGTGCAGGCCAACTTTCAGTAA